In Ailuropoda melanoleuca isolate Jingjing chromosome 4, ASM200744v2, whole genome shotgun sequence, the following proteins share a genomic window:
- the CRIPT gene encoding cysteine-rich PDZ-binding protein, with product MVCEKCEKKLGTVITPDTWKDGARNTTESGGRKLNENKALTSKKARFDPYGKNKFSTCRICKSSVHQPGSHYCQGCAYKKGICAMCGKKVLDTKNYKQTSV from the exons GTGAAAAGAAACTTGGTACTGTTATCACTCCAGACACATGGAAAGACGGTGCAAGGAATACCACAG AAAGTGGCGGAAGAAAgctgaatgaaaataaagcttTGACTTCAAAAAAAGCAAG ATTCGATCCATATGGAAAGAATAAGTTCTCCACTTGCAGAATTTGTAAAAGTTCTGTGCACCAACCGGGTTCTCATTACTGTCAGGGCTGTGCCTACAAAAAGG gcaTCTGTGCAATGTGTGGAAAAAAGGTTTTGGATACCAAAAACTACAAGCAAACATCGGTGTAG